The genomic window GTTCGAAACtccaaattttttttcctcGAAAAATAGTTGAAGTTCGGTTCAAAATCTTTAAATCTAAATAACTACTCACAAActattgaaaaataataattttggctCGAATTTTGTTCGAAAAAAGCTTAtcaagtcaaatatttatcgaatCAGTTCAAAAAAATTATGGACCGATTCGATTTTAGAATAACtatatttcataattttaatAGATGTCCAAATTTGTCATTACCATTTTTCCTAGATGTTTAATAAATAAGGcgcaaaaaattaaaattattcacTCAAAACCTCTAAAAACAAAATTCGCACTATCTCATGATCCTAGCATTGAACaaagattataaatatattcAAATTTACAAACATAAATTCCAATTACgaataatatttatattctaTGTACATGTAACGTATGTGTCGATGgactaatataatataaaaatgtgTAGACAATTTGGAGACAATGTCACATAGTAACCAATCTAAGGTTGATGGTGaggtttttttataaaaaggtgGTTCGTATCAACCTTAATGGATTATGGGGCGGTGTCCTATAGCGAAGATTGAGATAGTAGAGTAAGAGGAGAGagattataatttaatttataatttctcCAAAGAATTATATTAACTTATTTAACGAACAATAAAATCTATTGTTTGATTCtacatatttttgaaatttacttTGAATGGTACGTGCATGTATGCATGGAattctatattttttaataataatttttaaaacaacTGAATTCCAAATTTCATTTCTGTGTCACGAGGTGTAGAGAAATCACATCACGAAAAGAAGTAATTGTCATGCGAAGAAGAAAAAAGATACATCAGAAATACTGACTGGGAAAACTCGTGCGCATAGTTGGTGAACAATTTTAACCCAACAGTCCAGTGAACACTAACTTGAATAAACTCTCTCGTCAGAAAAACTTGAGATTGATATACCAGCTAAATGAGGCTGACGGTTGAGATATTTAAACTACAGACTAACTCCAAAATGTGCGACGCCTGGAGCTTCAAAACATCGAGTTAGCCAATTCAGATACTTCTGACGCAACTTGGTCGTAGTCTCCCTTCAGTTTCTCTTGTTCCTCCTGGCCAAGTTCCCCTTTTGTAGGCTTTGTTAGTACCAGCACACAACAAGTTGGCCTCTTGGTGGCTCCGGCATTTGCAAGGTCCTAAAACAAGGTGTCAATCGTTTCCAATTCTGTCAATCAAGGTGTTTTGATGGCTGataatgaaaataactgaagcaGTACTTGATTGCCATGTTCATTGAGAAGTTTCAGATATCGaatacagtgaaaaatatcatgcaTGGAATAGAAAACAAcgacaggtaactgttcttgaACAAACTTTGTCTGAAATTTGATGTATGTTGGTAAGCGTCCCCATTTGTCACAGTTTCTCATCAACCTTTTCACATGTTTGGataaaaattaattcaattccATATTTTTCAGACAAACACCATGAGGGAACAACCAACAGATCTTTAGACTTTAACACATGCTAGTTTATTTCCACTGTATCTGCTGGACAAGCAACTTCGTGCAGGAATTGTTCGTAGAAAGAGTTTTCCACCTCCAGTTTCTTGTCAATCAAATAGTCATTTTTCCATGCAGACATCATAAACTAATTCATACATCAACTATATCCACAATTTTAATCCATATAATTCTAACATTGTAATAGGTGGTGAGGGGGAGTGAACAAGACACGCTTACTTCCTTTGATGGAACATATACGTAAGGTATATTGGCTTCTTCACATAAGATTGGAACATGGGTGATGACGTCAATAGGTGATATGTTCCCAGCTATAACACATAACCTGCCATCAATACAATTATAAAAGTAAGATAGGTATCAAGATTGTGTTAAGTCGTGTACAAGGCAAATTCTGGAAAATCCATTTTTAGATCGGGCCAACCATACAAATTTTTAACCAAAAGAGTTCATTTAAAAAGTAACAATTGGCTCTTGAGCATACTATCATCCTCCTCTTCCACACCCCCTTCCCCACCTTAAGCCAAAAACCATCTGGAAAACCAAAATGACAAATCCAGCAATGCAGATGACAGAATCCAGCTCTGCCACATCTGCATTAGGGATTAAAATAAATGTTCTAAAGATTCTAAAACCCATCGACCATCACTCAAGAAGGGTACAGATCTCTAAGGCCTAAAGTAATTTTCATTTTATCAGCTCTACGAAGCTCCAAAAATCGGCCATTTTTTCTTACCAAGTCGTCATAAAAAACTTATCTTACAAATTTCCAAAATTTTGCGCAAGAAAGGAGAA from Primulina eburnea isolate SZY01 unplaced genomic scaffold, ASM2296580v1 ctg536_ERROPOS2741112+, whole genome shotgun sequence includes these protein-coding regions:
- the LOC140821347 gene encoding H/ACA ribonucleoprotein complex subunit 2-like protein — encoded protein: MGSDTETEKSQQKEREKKKLMALAPIAKPLAGKKLCKRTLKLVRRAAEHKCLKRGVKEVVKSIRRGNKGLCVIAGNISPIDVITHVPILCEEANIPYVYVPSKEDLANAGATKRPTCCVLVLTKPTKGELGQEEQEKLKGDYDQVASEVSELANSMF